tatagaacaatcaaattaggcctaacaatcatcgctcctagaattccgaaccagtccctctgacgtgtagattagttttagcataaaataattacacgcatctattatttcgcaacatttcgctatcttgctagttcagctcagttttgttgttcttctacttagcttccctattcagacttaTCTTTAGCGTTGCTCagattttttttaactatagctaataaatggaatcaattaaatcaatcatcaatctcggttatcatttggaattttctacaaattatattagttacatcatttattctatacgcagttatattattattttgtataatatgcattatgattattttataaatcataaaaaataatcatagataagataatagatcaatagaaaaatcaaatcaaaagttatcgttttcttttcttataagtctttttaagattatggctgtagtgaacttacagtctgttaatagtgacgataatcatgaaaatcaactgaattctgcagtagatacacagtagaagagtcctgcagtagatacacagtagaaaaatgatgaaggaacaaaaagtcccattcctatttcttattctaaacaaactgcaactcgcatatatcgcatatagactatacacgcgccgttcgttgaacagatgatcttcggagcatatccgtggagattgagttaaaatttgaagcacaatagtcaaaatctgctcttatgctttgaaaaatcatggcgaggggttgtgggcaaatgcctttaccacacaatgtgtggttgatttttctgagaaaccagagctagtctgtaaattatttagtatcgcgagaagcgtttcacatctcgtagccaaaacgatcattatacataacggcggtaagggtgcgcaactccgacacatgaccattaagtcaaTTTTATACgtcagttttcgggattttcgaagggttttcctctgattctttattaggtagacctgtgtttggctagctatatctcagcttctagtgggtcaatctccttgattctttttttagaacatcagtcaacacctcaagataactaataaagcataataatattatgctttctctattctttaaatagGCATTTGTTACCTTTTAGCAAATATACTAAATTACAACAGTTAAAACACGTTTTTTCACCGTAAGATTCTGTTTTATGTGGTTTTTCATTCATAGTAAGGTAATAGATCAATTTGtgttaagttattttatataggagtttaacttaaatgaacaGTTTACTATACACACACATGAAAATAAGTTTCAATCTTGCGTTACAGGAAACTTGATTGTaactttgtttttgttttcggtttttatttttctactGCTTTTGGCTAGGCCTTTTTGCCTCGCTCTTACTTTCACTTTTAGCAGACCTTAAAACTTTCAGACTGATCTGACAAGAAAgactgagcgatgctgttctcgtaaGCGGCCTCTCGTGTACTCGGCCATCTATTGGCTGCATCAAGAACCTCCTCGtctgctcgtatctcaaatttatCTCGTATCTCAACGCAAAAATTTACTCGGAGTTTTCCTCACATCTCAAATTTCTCCTTTTAAGTTGGGACATTCGTATGTTTAGGTAttattgtattactatattgttTGATGTGACTATTGTTAGCGCCCAAGTTCTTGGTTTACACAGAAAATGAGCGTTATTAAGCTTAGCTTTCGTTTGTGTTGTAGAGTGAGCTGATGAACTGGAGTCGGGGTACAATGGAAGAGATAATGGATCCACTTTTAGCCAATATTTGACTACAGTATATATTTCATAGAAACAGTATACCTCCACAGCACAATAGTTTTTGTATTCGAATATCCAGCATTAAACTAGCAGCAGTTATTGTGGATATTAATCACTTTATGAGATGTAATTGCTCACATATGTATTATTATGCCTGTCATATCATCTTTCAATTATGGATCGATTCTTTTCAGTTATTTTTTCTATATGATAAGCTTTAAACACGTTGTTGTTTCATATGCAGTTGATTTGTGAGTGATAACATTCATATTATTAAACCAATCTGGATCAGTCTCTCAATAGAACCTCAGGCTATGTTTGCCATATCGCTCCAGGACTTGCTAACAGTTGCAGTACAGACCCATTAGTTTATTTAGGCCAAAAGTTTTGCGTTGTGAAGGACAAACAATTGACAACAACTCACAACTGTTGTAAGTTCAGCAGAGATGCCTTATTTGTGTGCAAAACCAACCTTGACCAAATCTATTTGCATATGCACTTTCTACAGCGCTAATGAAAAAGTTTAAGAAGTTGGTTACATAACTGCAGGTAAAAGAAAGTCTAGTACATAATGAATGACCCACAAGTGTGTTACACCTGATTGTGTGTTTAACACTGATTCAATGTTCATAGCCGGTCAAGCTAGTATGTAATAGCGGAGACTCCGCTGAGTGGATGTAATCCCCTGACATGGTGAGTCGTGCTCTCGCCAGTTAGCTTATAATCTTTGTGTTTGCTGACTAAGAGTATTTGATTTGAAAGGTGATTCTTACACCCTATTATGTTTGATGATCGGTGGTGTTAACAGGTGTCTCAAGTATTCATTTCATACGTGGCCGTGCAGAGCTGAATTAATTTTGGCACTGGGAGACTATATTAATGATGGGAGACGATTACTGAACGAACAAATGAGGCTGTATTAGACGATCCGCTGGACTACCACAGGCAACATCAAGTTTTGAAATCATTTGACTAAAGGTTGGATTGAGTTGAAAGGTGTGCTTTGTCTCTCTGATGACTTTCTATTTTTATTCGCGGTGAATAGAAAATATATTACGAAATTCTTTAACCAGCTCAGGTTTCTGTGTAAGTGATTTGTTATGTATGTTATGCAAGCTGATTGTTTTTAAGCCTTTGATCTCGCTTATGGACACAATTGTATGttttattgcaaatatttttatttcaccatagTGGCTTTACGATAATCACTTCAATGCAAGGTACCATTTAGGTTCGTTTGCAATGataatactacatttttgtTCTCTCTCACTATCATAATAATGCCTGTGTGCCAGACATTTCATATAATAATGGATCAAGCTTAGCTAAAAGCTAATATATAGCCGCGCTTAATCGTCAGCATTCTTCATCTGTGATGGCCAATAGCAAAAGTATTCCAGCGATTCAGTGTGTATTGGCGTGTTTTGTTATGGAGTTCTAACATAGGTATGTGAACGTAAGTTTGTTCTATTTAGATTAAGGTATAGCTAAGATTTTAGCTAAAGTTGTTTGCTAGATAGCATGTGCAATGATTTcaatatacaaattttattgcatCAGAAGTATTTAAACATCTGCCATTAACCTAGATACCAGCTCTTGTAGAATAATGTGACACttacattttaaactttacatcaaCAAGATGATAAGTGCTTAAAAGTAGTTCTACGAACCTGTAAGGAATTTCACAATTAACAGGAAATACGTTACACCTAGAGGCACATGAGCAAAGGCTAGTATCTAACTTACATTTAAaccataaagaaaatatttagAAACAGCAATACATCAAGTTGAACGATATGCTATTGAACATACTGTATGCTAAAAGTTTTGAACggctaatatatatttattccatTAAACCCAAAATTTCattcatttttacaattttttctgaGTTTGTACATTCAGTTTTGGAAGATCAGAGGAACCAAAACTTCAGAAGGTAAAATCGCTCAATGTAAAAATGCTCAATCATAAAAGTCACAATGTTGTTGGTTGATAAATTTGCAAAACAACACGTACACTTTAGTTACGTACATTCTCTTACATTGCTAGATTATTGTTATATCTTCTATAACTGCGTTCAGCTATGTTCTTGTCATATATGCTTGTGTTCAGCTATATTCTTGTCATATATGCTTGTGTTCAGCTATGTTCTCATCATATATGCTTGTGTTATGCTATGTTCTTGTCATATATGCTTGTGTTATGCTATGTTCTTGTCATATATGCTTGTGTTATGCTATGTTCTCGTCATATATGCTTGTGTTATGTTATGTTCTTGTCATATATGCTTGTTTGTATTACGCTATGTTCTCGTCATATATGCTTGTGTTACGCTATGTTCTTGTCATATATGCTTGTGCTATTCTATGTTCCCGTCGTATATGCTTGTTCTATGTTATGTTCTTGTCATTTATGCTTGTGTTATACTATGTTCTCGTCATATGTTTTTCTAGAGTCGACCCAGCAGACAAGTCAAGATGTCAATTTTATTCGAAGCCGTTGAGCCTATGTCACAAGTGATTCACCACTTCAACAGGTTTGATGAGGACAGCATTGACAGGATCAACCATAAGTACTCCACAATCATTTTCTGCATACTCGCCATTGTCGTGACAACCAACCAGTATGTTGGCGATATTATCAAATGCTGGGCTCCTGCTCAGTTTCCTGAGAGTTGGACAGAATACACAAACTCCATCTGCTGGATATCAAACACCTACTACATACCCATGTCAGAGCTGAATATTGTACAGGCCCCTCGTAAGGAGATCGTTTATTATCAGTGGGTACCTTTGGTGCTCTTCCTGCAAGCTTTTATGTTCTACCTGCCGTCTGTACACTGGGCCTTACTTAATCGTTCGCTAGGCATGGACATCAACAAGGTCGTGCAGACATTGCGACAGATTGAGCATATCAATCCAGAATCAAGAGACAAGGTTACTAAGTTTCTTATTAAGCACATTGACAGATCACTAGGATATACTCGTGAAATAAGAAGAGGGTGCTGTGTATCATTTAAGCAAAAAATGGCGGAGTGCGGGTGTTTTTGTGGTAAACGATATGGAAACTTTCTAATAACTGTATACCTTGTGACTAAAGTACTATATCTTGGAAATGCGATACTGCAGCTTTATATGATGAACCATTTCTTAGGAACAGACTACATGTTTTACGGTGTAGATGTGCTACGTGACCTCAGCTCAACCGGGGAATACAAAGAATCCAAGAGGTTTCCCCGAGTGACTCTCTGTGATTTTCTTGTGCGCAGCATGGCTAGGAACCAGCCTCACACCGTCCAGTGCACACTTCCTGTGAACCTTTTCAACGAAAAGATATTCATCTTCGTTTGGTTTTGGCTTGTCATGCTTgttatattaaactttttttctCTCATTTACTGGCTTTGGATTGCCTTTACGTCAAACAGAAGGAGCTACATAAAGACCTACTTGAAGGTCTCTGGAAAGTATCAGCGCCAAGTAGACCACGTGAAACTAAACGCTTTCTCTAACAATTATATGCGTCAGGATGGACACTTCCTGATGAGGATGGTTGGTAAAAACACTAATGAAGTAGTAGTGAGTGAGCTCATCACGGCCCTCTGGGAAACATTCTGTAAAACTTACGATAAAAAGCAAAGGCGAGACGATGTATGATGTCATAGACGAAGAAAACTCATTACTAAACCAACATGTCCTAATCACAATCTTTGAAATTTTCAATAGATTGAACGCATGTAAACCTCTACATGTTCAGCTGGAATATCACTGCCAAGCACTTTTATATCAAGTTAGCAATATTGAAtctataaattttttattatgttttattaaatatttcttACTCATTCATCTGAGCTTATGGTATCGAATACCTTTTAGCACAGAAAATAGAAAGAAtttgtttctattttgttttataaaatagaaacaattaattttattgaatttattttgattgtttttaaattgtCAACTTTTtccaacaaaaatattaaattatttataaacactACAGAACAATATGCAACGTCATGATTTATAGCATATCTCAACTTTTCTGACGTCATTGAGTGTTCACAAGTGCTGCCCATCTAATAACAACAACCAACAGGTGTTCATACAAAAAGAGTGAGTGCATACTGTGTGATTACCAAGTTCACGCATGTTCATTGCAGACGTTCATTTTGACATCAATAGGTTGATTGATTACTCATCTTCAGTCAGCTCATTGCAATTGATGCACTGAATTACCAGGAGTTCTGATTGAACTGTCATaatctgacataaattttttttaaaaagtactTAATTTCATTCGGGTCTGTATAAAAGTGGCTTTGCTGTGACCTATTTATAGCATTAATGTATCAGTCGGCCATTACAGCTTCACTAAATTAACTTAGGGTGTTGAGCATAGAGTTATCCTAAATAGGTTGTTAGCTATTACGTTGGTAATCTATTGGCTTTGTTGGCCAGACACTAAAGGACTGTACTACATTACGCTATTAGCATTGGCAAATTGCTTCCAATATTTTTGACTAGGTAGGTGGAAGGTTAATATTGACATGAAAGGTTCAGTAATGGCCTTGAAGATAATTGGCACACTCAGTGTGGCTCTCATTTCAACTTcagaaaattttaaacaaataaataggCTGCATTTAGCTAATGAGTCAAGATGTGTAGAGCCATAGAACATATTTTGATAAACTAGTGAGCAACGGGGAGCATTGTCCGAAGGCTTTACGGATAATGTAGAAAACTGCATATGTTGAAAAAGACAGGATACACCGGTTAAAATATTAGAAGCAGTAGGAGAATTTGATGCGACGCACAGTTTCGCTAATCCTTTGAGTCTTTGCCTAGTGTTTACTCAAATAATAATCAAAGAATCTAAAGATCATGTTTGATCAGGAGCGACTCAGCTTTCTCCCAACATGAAAGATAGTCGTGTGTAAGGTATTACATATGGGCAAACAATACTGCAGAGAAGCAGTGCATGATAGAATGAAATGACTTCTTAAAGGAGTTACGATATCTTCCTAATTATTCCATTAAAAGAGACATCGGTAGTTAATAGTGTTTACTTACTAGTTCaagttaaaaaaagttttcaccAGACTAACTCAATTGATTTatactattttaaaaatttcatgaaACTTGTTATTTCAAAGTTATGACACTAatgatttttcattttaatagGTTAAAACTTGATGGTTTGAGTTAAAACTAATTCTACAACGATTTTATaatgtttttcaaaaatatttaattggcGGAATAAACACAATAGTATCAGCTATTTACAAACTCTTATTCTCCtttcaattaatttattgttCATGTTTTTTAGCTTCCATAGTTACAAAAagtataatttaattttttactaacTTGAGCAAATGATAATTTTTATGGGCCCTGACCATTAAGCTAACAGATCGAGATGCCTTACTCTAGCTTGCCTCTAGACTGCTCTAGATCAATCTATTGCGATGATTCATTCAGCACTCATGACACTTCATGGCTCATCAGATAGATACAACTTCCAGAACATGTGAGAAATTACAATATTCGTTACATGTTTATTAGctaaaaaacacatttttataattaagaacatttttataaaatcttgGGGCAGAAGGAAATACTTAACTGCGTATAATTGATTGGCAGAAGCTGTCTACCAAAACTACGTCATCTGACAAGTTGCAAGGCTCCATAATTAGTAGCAAACCTTATCCGCAGCTCTATCGTGCGCATCGCCCACGGTCGAAGCAATATACGTGTATGTAGTTACACCGATAGATAGCGTTCGCTTATCCGTAACCCAGTGGTCTGGGTAAAATACGCCGTTATACCACTAAAGTCGATTCATACACTGATGTCCACCGACACATAAACTAGGGACAGAGGACTGCAAAAGGACTGCAAGCATGTCTTTCGCGTAAGTTAAGCAAGATAATAAGACATTGTTGATATAAAATGTATCTATTGCTCTTGAATTTTCAGTTCTATGAAAATGAGTATGATAGAAGAGCACTCGCCTGTGTTACATGGTTTTTATGACCTTGTTTGTTCTCAGTTTAGAAATGATGGTGGTCGTGCTAGAGCCATTCGCATCAGCCATACACTTCCATAGGAGAGATGACGATTTCTTAGATAAATTAAACCACAAAGTTTCAACAAGTGTCATGTTTTTCTTCGTCTTCATGCACACATTCTACCAGGTATAGACTATAGATCTCTCATGCTTTATTAATAGCAAATATTTAAGGCTCTCATAGTGTTACATGTTTGTACCTCGAACATCGGTCAGGTACGTGTATATTGGTGCAACTTGGTAATACAGCATTCACTGGTAGACATACAGTGAATGCTGTATGTCTACGATGTCTGTGCACTGTACATCTGGTGTATAGAGTATTTGAGGCCCAGTCTTTTGGTGTCAAGTTCTGTTTATAGTGAATTGGTCTTGTATTGTTTTAGCGTGCTTTTAGATATTTCGAGAGCATGCAATTCACTGCTGGACACCATCTCAGTTTCCTGAAAGCTGGATTGATTACACGAACGCTCATTGCTGGGCAAAGAACACATACTATGTGCCGCCTCATCAGACTGATCTACCTGACGAGGAACATCGAAAACACATTGTCTACTACCAATGGGTAAACTGCTTTTATTCAAGTTTGTCTGGCATGTATCGTTTTACTCTATATTCCGTTATCTGGAGCGCATATCTAGACTTCCTACACATACTACGTTTTTATACAGCAATACTGTAGCGAGGCCCGGATCCGCCAGTGCTGAAGCGCTACACTGGGCCAACTAGCAGGTCATGTTTCCATAGTTAGTAGAGCTATGGTTGTGCGATGCCTCATATGAAGATCTATGCACAGGCACAAGTGTGATGCTGTTGATCGCTAAGGCCATTTAATTGGCAGAAAGATGGCGCATCGCGCAGGTGCTTCGCTACAACGCTGAAGCACGACAGAATGAGAGCAACACAGCTGTTTTCATGATGGCATTGCAGTACCATATGGGGGTGTGTTGCTATGCTATCGCTGTATAAGAACTTAGTAAAACATTTGCACATTTGGAACAGAAGGCTTTGGATAAATGCACTCTTTTGTATTACGTCCCACCAATTTATAAAACTCTTGCTTTCTAGGTATGACATAAATATTACACAGGACTTACATCTTGCCACCAGTTTATTGAGAGTTGATTTAACGCTTCACAAATAAGTCCTTTGAAAACAAGCCCCTAGATGTTCCTACAAACGTTTACCTATATAATACAGTCAGCTATGAAAAGCCTTTTTAGACTTGGCTTAGCAATTGTACCAGCTTTGCTTATTAGGTCATCAGCTGTGGGCCAACTTAGAGTCTTTGATCTATACTTGCAGGTTCCCTTCATGTTGACCTATCTGGGCATCCTGTTTTATCTGCCTGGCCTCATTTGGTATGTCGGCTCAGCATCGTCCGGGCTAAGCGTTGAAGACATGGTTAGTCGCTAATAGTTTTCTATTACAGCTTGGTTAACTTTTTCCATAGgcattattatttaaaacaacatatTGAACTTGAGTGTTTTAAGTCATGTGAGAAGTAACAACAATACTTTGTATGAGAAACTCTGAAAGTCTGCTAAACAGGAATATATGGCATGATTATCATTAACACTGAGGTTGATGAACAAGTCTTATTATGGGGGTCACATTTGGTATGGATGCCATTATTTCTTAGTTGATGGAAAATAAGCAAATGCTCTAAAGGCTACCTATTATCATCAACCTGTAAGTTTTGCCACGATTGCTATATTAAAGTGCTATACTAATACTATACAAACATATTGATAACAGTACTACTAATATACATAGACAAAATCTTTATACAGTTTTGTATTAATTTCATTGAAACTATGTgttttttacattaaaactCTTTGCGCGTGATCTCAAAAGCGCATACTCTCTGCTTGAATACATCGCTTAGTGTTAGATGTTTACTCTGTCTGTATCAGGTTGGGTTTTTTCCAGAATGTTTTGTCTTGTGTTACGAAGATTATTGTTTGAACATAAAATTCATTTGCATGATCTTTCAGGCTCCCTATTACGTAAAGTGTATTTACATACAACCTGGAAGACATACACTAGGGCCACTTATATTTACACACATACATATCACAACATGATTTGAAACTAATACCACTAGattaatttaaaatgtaaataaaattcaTTTGCTCACTAATGTAATTGCTCCATCCTTTTTGCTTACGGAGTGTTGCAGAAATAAAACAAGTTTCTCCTCATGCAAAGTAACTGAGCAAAAATGCAGAATTTGTTTTTGGTGATACCTTGATCAAAGAACTCAACTATGTAGaggcaaaaaactaaaaatagcgCTTTCATAAAACAAACTTTCGGAAATATTATTCAATCATTGAGGGAAAATGTTTGTCAACTGCTTAATGACTCTATAGTAATTTTTAACATCTTATATATCAGTATCAAAATTTTCTGTGGGCATTTCAGGATATTTAAAGCAGTGACCATTGTCCTATTTTTAAGAGCATTTATTTTATCTTCAACGTAAATTTTATGTTGTAATCATACTTTGTGAGTCTGCGTGTGGGAATGTTTATGTTGTACCTGTACTTTGTGAGTCTTCGCCTGAGAAGGTTTATGTTGTACCTGTATTTTGTGAGTCTGCGTTTGAGAAGGTTTATGTTGTACCTGTACTTTGTGAGTCTGCGTCTGAGAAGGTTTATGTTGTACCTGTACTTTGTGAGTCTTCGTCTGAGAAGGTTTATGTTGTACCTGTACTTTGTGAGTCTTCGTCTGAGAAGGTTTATGTTGTACCTGTGCTTTATGAGTCTTTGTCTGAGAAGGTTTATGTTGTACCTGTACTTTGTGAGTCTGCGTCAGAGAAGGTTTATGTTGTACCTGTACTTTGTGAGTTTTTTTCTGAGAAGGTTTATGTTGTACCTGTACTTTGTGAGTCTGCGTCTGAGAAGGTTTATGTTGTACCTGTACTTTGTGAGTCTTCGTCTGAGAAGGTTTATGTTGTACCTGTACTTTGTGAGTCTTCGTCTGAGAAGGTTTATGTTGTACCTGTGCTTTATGAGTCTTTGTCTGAGAAGGTTTATGTTGTACCTGTACTTTGTGAGTCTGCGTCAGAGAAGGTTTATGTTGTACCTGTACTTTGTGAGTTTTTGTCTGAGAAGGTTTATGTTGTACCTGTACTTAATGAGTCTTCGTCTGGGAAGGTTTATGTTGTACCTGTACTTTGTGAGTTTGCATCTAAGAaggtttatattttatacttgtATTTCGTAAGCCAATAGCCGAGGAACAGGTTTAACGTTTTGTATAATGCTGTTAATGATTATGTACACTTTGGCTGACTGGTGTCTTGATGAGAAATGCGTGTGAAAGCTAGTTGGCGGAAGTGCAAATATGTATCAAAGGAAGGATCAATTGTGTTCTCACTGAGCAACCACTACATTCCATGTATATACAATGAGGGAAGACTTTAAAAAGGGTTATTAATTGCAGGTTTGCAGTGTGAGAATGCTGAGTGTGTCTACTAAAACGGAAATTGTAGATAGTCATGTAAGAGGAATAGGATGCCACATAAACAAAGCGTTGAAATTGACCAGACTTACGggagatgataactccaaatgcTCTCAACTGTCACAGTATGTCATGATTATTTTATGGTTGTAATTGAAAGTAAGTTCAACAGCAGATTATTTTTGATAATAGAACTAGTTTTAAGTAATTTGATGCTTAGTTCTCAATCTACTGTATCAAACCCAGTCCAAGTTGGAGTTCTAGATATAATTTTATGGCAATATTTTACACATAGCTGTTGGACATGCAAATGTTTGACAACAGCTCAGCTTAGAGAATTATTACTTAGAGCTGCTAGCCTCATTATTACGGAGGCTGATGAAACTAGAGCAGATAGTCTCATTGCTGTCGATCCAATATAATTTGGCCATAACGCAAATATGATTGACTTTCAGAAAACTGTGCGGATGTTACCAAGGCAAGAGTCTTACCATTATATGGATTACAACAAAGCTTCTTTACCTCCTAAGCAACGGAGTGCAGATCTACTCTCTCTACCTTTTTATGGGCTATGACTATATAACTTATGGAATCCGCAGGATTGCTGACGTATTCAACTATGAAATTTCACCGTCAGAGAGCACGA
Above is a window of Watersipora subatra chromosome 3, tzWatSuba1.1, whole genome shotgun sequence DNA encoding:
- the LOC137390951 gene encoding uncharacterized protein — translated: MSILFEAVEPMSQVIHHFNRFDEDSIDRINHKYSTIIFCILAIVVTTNQYVGDIIKCWAPAQFPESWTEYTNSICWISNTYYIPMSELNIVQAPRKEIVYYQWVPLVLFLQAFMFYLPSVHWALLNRSLGMDINKVVQTLRQIEHINPESRDKVTKFLIKHIDRSLGYTREIRRGCCVSFKQKMAECGCFCGKRYGNFLITVYLVTKVLYLGNAILQLYMMNHFLGTDYMFYGVDVLRDLSSTGEYKESKRFPRVTLCDFLVRSMARNQPHTVQCTLPVNLFNEKIFIFVWFWLVMLVILNFFSLIYWLWIAFTSNRRSYIKTYLKVSGKYQRQVDHVKLNAFSNNYMRQDGHFLMRMVGKNTNEVVVSELITALWETFCKTYDKKQSLEMMVVVLEPFASAIHFHRRDDDFLDKLNHKVSTSVMFFFVFMHTFYQIFREHAIHCWTPSQFPESWIDYTNAHCWAKNTYYVPPHQTDLPDEEHRKHIVYYQWVPFMLTYLGILFYLPGLIWYVGSASSGLSVEDMVCSVRMLSVSTKTEIVDSHVRGIGCHINKALKLTRLTGDDNSKCSQLSQKLCGCYQGKSLTIIWITTKLLYLLSNGVQIYSLYLFMGYDYITYGIRRIADVFNYEISPSESTMFPKVTMCDFEIRSLAQHLPYTVQCNLPINIFNAKIFLCVWYWIALVTLLNLLIFVYEVTNLTVKYRLTYMKEALLSLDSYNSNKEKTILLQFVQRYLNWDGYLTMKYLALNANELVSACVIKELWLIFKHENQPVPLKISPQVAITTPVRQRRQKPMEDESAGASEQLPTYNLHP